From one Enterobacteriaceae endosymbiont of Donacia provostii genomic stretch:
- the sbcB gene encoding exodeoxyribonuclease I produces MLKKKKLKFNFLFYDYETFGLNPKKDRIAQFACIRTDINLNIINKPIVLYCKLPNDYLPDPKSVIIHNINPYIVNLKGIQENKFANYINNIFLYPNTCVVGYNNINFDDEFSKFLFYRNFYDPYSWFWKNNNSRWDILKLVRACYVLRPDGIFWPKVNNIPVFNLEKIAKINNLLSYKIHDALSDVYTTISITKLIKNKQPLLYKYFFKYRKKKELIKIINLSKINILVHISHIYKNKNNNISCITPLFWHPQNQNILVTFNLIKNINFFLQNIKTFNKLDQKIIFSHIQIINFNKVPLLLPFNILSKIDIKRLEFNYIFYVKNFILLKKNFLKIKNIIKLFLTNFMIKSYETNIYNVDEQLYKNFFPNKDLLKFKYIHNKKFIFLKKLSFQDKRANILLLKYKARNFPMILNMKEQKIWNIYKKNVLNDNFIQNYIFKIKELLKKKICSKKKITLKKLIKYIKKIF; encoded by the coding sequence ATGTTAAAGAAAAAAAAATTAAAATTTAATTTTTTATTTTATGATTATGAAACTTTTGGTTTAAATCCTAAAAAAGATAGAATTGCTCAATTTGCTTGTATACGTACTGACATTAATTTAAATATAATTAATAAACCTATAGTTCTCTACTGTAAATTACCTAATGATTATTTACCTGATCCTAAATCAGTTATTATTCATAATATAAATCCATATATAGTTAATTTAAAAGGAATACAAGAAAATAAATTTGCAAATTATATCAATAATATATTTTTATATCCAAATACTTGTGTTGTTGGATATAATAATATTAATTTTGATGATGAATTCAGTAAATTTTTATTTTATCGAAATTTTTATGATCCATATAGTTGGTTTTGGAAAAATAATAATAGTAGATGGGATATATTAAAATTAGTTAGAGCATGTTATGTTTTAAGACCTGATGGAATTTTTTGGCCTAAAGTTAATAATATTCCTGTTTTTAATCTTGAAAAAATAGCTAAGATTAATAATCTTTTATCTTATAAAATTCATGATGCATTATCTGATGTATATACTACAATATCTATTACAAAATTAATTAAAAATAAACAACCACTATTATATAAATATTTTTTTAAATATAGAAAAAAAAAAGAATTAATAAAAATAATAAATTTATCAAAAATTAATATTTTAGTACATATTAGTCATATTTATAAAAATAAAAATAACAATATAAGTTGTATAACTCCATTATTTTGGCATCCACAAAATCAAAATATATTAGTAACTTTTAATTTAATAAAAAATATAAATTTTTTTTTACAAAATATTAAAACATTCAATAAATTAGATCAAAAAATTATTTTTTCACACATACAAATAATTAACTTTAATAAAGTTCCTTTATTATTACCTTTTAATATTTTATCTAAAATAGATATTAAACGTTTAGAATTTAATTATATTTTTTATGTAAAAAACTTTATTTTATTAAAAAAAAATTTTTTAAAAATAAAAAATATTATAAAATTATTTTTAACAAATTTTATGATTAAAAGTTATGAAACAAATATTTACAATGTTGATGAACAATTATATAAAAATTTTTTTCCTAATAAAGACTTATTAAAATTTAAATATATACATAATAAAAAATTTATTTTTTTAAAAAAATTATCTTTTCAAGATAAAAGAGCTAATATTTTATTATTAAAATATAAAGCAAGAAATTTTCCTATGATTCTAAATATGAAAGAACAAAAAATATGGAATATATATAAAAAAAATGTATTAAATGAT
- a CDS encoding DedA family protein yields MFDINLTEIMYKYGYLIILLSSLIEWETFIIIAGMLAHKKILNLNKIIIITIIGSILSNQILFYIGKKYGKSLLSFLKNYNVKIQKYSLLLKKYPYFFIIITRFIYGFRLISPIIMGITNISNINFFLLNIIGAFIWTIFFTTSGYFFGEIISKSIKDTTKISKYFLYFFLLLLIIIFIFKFLQKKNRYFK; encoded by the coding sequence ATGTTCGATATAAATTTAACTGAAATAATGTATAAATACGGTTATTTAATAATATTATTAAGTTCTTTAATTGAATGGGAAACATTTATTATTATTGCTGGTATGTTAGCACATAAAAAAATTCTTAATTTAAATAAAATTATAATCATTACTATAATAGGTTCTATATTAAGTAATCAAATATTATTTTATATAGGTAAAAAATATGGTAAAAGTTTATTATCTTTTTTAAAAAATTACAATGTAAAAATTCAAAAATATAGTCTTCTTTTAAAGAAGTATCCTTATTTTTTTATTATTATTACAAGATTTATTTATGGATTTAGATTAATTAGTCCCATAATAATGGGTATTACAAATATTTCTAATATAAATTTTTTTTTATTAAATATTATTGGAGCTTTTATTTGGACTATTTTTTTTACTACTTCTGGATATTTTTTTGGAGAAATAATATCAAAAAGTATAAAAGATACTACTAAAATTAGTAAATATTTTTTATATTTTTTTTTATTATTATTAATAATAATATTTATATTTAAATTTTTACAAAAAAAAAATAGATATTTTAAATAA
- a CDS encoding NADH-quinone oxidoreductase subunit N → MTKSIISLIPLIINILSLILLLMKISIKRDNKTSLIITIISFILTIISIVYIYKNNFFMDNLFLQDKYSNLYKIIILLNNIIICLLAYKWLSSFKDNRDEFYLLIIISSIGSLVLLDSVNLISMLVGIELISIPTFGLIFFNTTLKNSLEASIKYTIISIIVSSFLILGISFIYLDNGNLNFINLLNNDIVHNFFNINYLTIIGLLLIIISLGFKLSIVPFHLWTADVYQGSPTIVTLFLSTFSKISIFIFLFKFLINFTYIYYMQTFILKIIVLLSILSILFGNILGIVHKDNIKRLLAYSSISHIGYMLIMLIYNQKYETYIFSLEMMIIYIIGYLINHLGILGVMSIFSSFNVNEINIDKLYYYRGLFWYDPILAFTLTVMFLSLAGIPITIGFISKFYLIALSIKMKMWYLANIIIFGSSMGIYYYLKIIISLYLKPSKINKIIYFNKIENNYYYFFVKNLLLLFAIITIILGLYPQLITQLMIN, encoded by the coding sequence ATGACTAAATCAATAATATCATTAATACCTTTAATTATTAATATTCTTTCATTAATATTATTGTTAATGAAAATATCTATAAAACGTGATAATAAAACAAGTTTAATTATCACAATTATTAGTTTTATATTAACAATAATATCTATTGTTTATATATACAAAAATAATTTTTTTATGGATAATTTATTTTTACAAGATAAATATTCAAATCTATATAAAATTATTATATTATTAAATAATATAATAATATGCTTATTAGCTTATAAGTGGTTATCTTCTTTTAAAGATAATAGAGATGAATTTTATTTATTAATTATAATTTCTTCTATAGGAAGTTTAGTATTATTAGATTCAGTTAATTTAATTTCAATGTTAGTTGGAATAGAATTAATATCTATACCTACTTTTGGATTAATATTTTTTAATACAACATTAAAAAATTCTTTAGAAGCTAGTATAAAATATACTATTATTTCTATAATAGTTTCGTCATTTTTAATATTAGGTATATCTTTTATTTATTTAGATAATGGTAATTTAAATTTTATTAATTTATTAAATAATGATATTGTACATAATTTTTTTAATATAAATTATTTAACAATTATTGGTTTATTATTAATAATAATTAGTTTAGGATTTAAATTATCTATAGTACCATTTCATTTATGGACTGCAGATGTTTATCAAGGATCGCCAACTATTGTTACATTATTTTTATCTACATTTAGTAAAATATCGATTTTTATATTTTTATTTAAATTTTTAATTAATTTTACATATATTTATTATATGCAAACTTTTATATTAAAAATTATAGTTTTATTATCTATATTATCAATATTATTTGGTAATATTTTGGGTATTGTTCATAAAGATAATATTAAACGTTTATTAGCATATTCATCTATATCACATATAGGTTATATGTTAATAATGTTAATTTATAATCAAAAATATGAAACATATATTTTTTCTTTAGAAATGATGATTATATATATAATTGGATATTTAATTAATCATTTAGGTATTTTAGGTGTAATGAGTATATTTTCTAGTTTTAATGTTAATGAAATTAATATAGATAAATTATATTATTATCGTGGTTTATTTTGGTATGATCCTATTTTAGCTTTTACTTTAACAGTAATGTTTTTATCTCTAGCAGGTATTCCTATTACAATAGGATTTATATCTAAATTTTATTTAATAGCTTTAAGTATAAAAATGAAAATGTGGTATTTAGCTAATATAATTATTTTTGGTAGTTCTATGGGTATATATTATTATTTAAAAATTATTATTAGTTTGTATTTAAAACCATCTAAAATAAATAAGATTATTTATTTTAATAAAATAGAGAATAATTATTATTACTTTTTTGTAAAAAATTTATTATTATTATTTGCTATAATAACAATTATATTAGGATTATATCCACAATTAATAACTCAATTAATGATTAATTAA
- the nuoM gene encoding NADH-quinone oxidoreductase subunit M has protein sequence MLLPCFILIPFFSGLICWQSEKINSKFPRWISLISISFIFIISIIQLILYTYFSKKNIYFQYPIWISEFMLKWIPRFGIHFHLAMDELSLIMINLTGLLGIMAIICSWNEIKKLHGFFHLNLLWILSGVIGVFLSVDMFLFFLFWEIMLLPMYFLISLWGHKDIKGRSRIKAATKFFIYTQSSGLLMLCGILSLVFFYYKSTGILTFEYKDLLNHHLNLKTEFLLMLSFFIAFAVKMPIIPFHGWLPDAHSQAPTAGSVDLAGILLKTAAYGLLRFILPLFPISSLKFSSIAIILGVLGIFYGSWMAYIQNDIKKIIAYTSISHMGYILIGIYSFNKLAYQGVIIQMISHGISAAAQFIICGQIYERLKTRNIQLMGGIWNKINMLPGLFIFFALASIGIPGTGNFIGEFLILLGTFYKYPVYACIATFSLLFTSIYSLNMIQKIFYGSKIKINILEKNMFLREKIILFILLILLVILGFYPQLILNISNNTINSIYNRIIMINY, from the coding sequence ATGTTATTACCCTGTTTTATATTAATACCTTTTTTTAGTGGTTTAATTTGTTGGCAAAGTGAAAAAATAAATTCTAAATTTCCTCGTTGGATATCTTTAATTTCTATTAGTTTTATTTTCATAATATCTATTATTCAATTAATTTTATACACATATTTTTCTAAAAAAAATATATATTTTCAATATCCTATATGGATTTCGGAATTTATGTTAAAATGGATTCCCAGATTTGGAATCCATTTTCATTTAGCTATGGACGAATTATCATTAATAATGATAAATTTAACTGGATTATTAGGTATAATGGCTATTATATGTTCTTGGAATGAAATTAAAAAACTTCATGGTTTTTTCCATTTAAATTTATTATGGATTTTAAGTGGAGTTATTGGAGTATTTTTATCTGTAGACATGTTTTTATTTTTTTTATTTTGGGAAATAATGTTATTACCTATGTATTTTTTAATATCTTTATGGGGACATAAAGATATTAAAGGACGTAGCCGTATTAAAGCAGCAACTAAATTTTTTATTTATACACAATCTAGTGGTTTATTAATGCTATGTGGAATTTTATCTTTAGTTTTTTTTTATTATAAATCTACTGGTATATTAACTTTTGAGTATAAAGATTTATTAAATCATCATTTAAATTTAAAAACAGAATTTTTATTAATGTTATCTTTTTTCATTGCATTTGCAGTAAAAATGCCTATTATTCCATTTCATGGATGGTTACCTGATGCACATAGTCAAGCTCCAACTGCAGGATCTGTTGATTTAGCTGGTATTTTATTAAAAACTGCTGCTTATGGTTTATTAAGATTTATATTACCATTATTTCCTATATCATCTTTAAAATTTTCATCTATTGCAATAATATTAGGAGTATTAGGTATTTTTTATGGATCTTGGATGGCTTATATACAAAATGATATAAAAAAAATTATAGCTTATACATCAATATCTCATATGGGATATATTTTGATAGGAATTTATAGTTTTAATAAATTAGCTTATCAAGGTGTAATAATACAAATGATATCACATGGTATTTCAGCTGCTGCACAATTTATTATTTGTGGACAAATATATGAAAGATTAAAAACACGTAATATTCAATTAATGGGAGGAATATGGAATAAAATAAATATGTTACCAGGTTTATTTATTTTTTTTGCTTTAGCTAGTATTGGTATACCAGGTACAGGAAATTTTATAGGAGAATTTTTAATTTTATTAGGTACTTTTTATAAGTATCCTGTTTATGCATGTATTGCTACTTTTAGTTTATTATTTACTAGTATTTATTCTTTGAATATGATACAAAAAATTTTTTATGGTTCTAAAATTAAAATAAATATTTTAGAAAAAAATATGTTTTTAAGAGAAAAAATTATTTTATTTATATTATTAATTTTATTAGTAATTTTAGGATTTTATCCACAATTAATTTTAAATATATCAAATAATACTATTAATAGTATATATAATAGAATAATAATGATAAATTATTAA
- the nuoL gene encoding NADH-quinone oxidoreductase subunit L yields MKCLFLIILMPLISFLLLSLFSTYLSKNQISIIGIFFIGVSALLTLIIGCIFLNNKLLFYKQSLWNILNINSLHVDFNLYLDMLSLVMLFITTWVGFFIHIFSVWYMKNEKGYSRFFAYTNLFIANMTLLILADNFILMFFGWEGVGVCSYLLIGFFYKKSLNGLSAIKAFLITRFSDIFLIIGMFFIFRIFNSFNFIEILNISTSSLIYYKSYYLKIISIMIIIGSLSKSAQFPLNTWLIDAMAGPTPVSAMIHAATMVTAGIYLILRNNILFLMNNDILFLCSIIGAITILLSGYSAMIQKNIKSILAYSTMSQIGYMFLALGLSLWKASLFHIISHAFFKALLFLCAASIIFLCKNEQNIFKMGGIKKKSPFLYYVFLFGSMSLISIPFITMSGFTKEKILYEIFISKYTILFIISLIGSFFTFLYTIRMIDKIFYSKNKNFLQEIKNNQLMHNIPLIILMILSSYISVIFLPIKKKFLLPNKLLIFNHQNYFIIEILSILIFIISYFLYILYIKNNVIINKIINQNYYFFNYINNFFFNGYYIDYIYVNIFTYIFKKFLFLIKNDPIAKIIDYFFIKFLSKTGKILLISQNGDIRWYISMIYIGTIIILLYFTIFINNHYYFI; encoded by the coding sequence ATGAAATGCCTTTTTTTAATTATTTTAATGCCATTAATTAGCTTTTTATTATTATCACTATTTTCTACTTATTTAAGTAAGAATCAAATTTCAATAATTGGAATTTTTTTTATAGGTGTAAGTGCATTATTAACATTAATAATTGGATGTATTTTTTTAAATAATAAATTATTATTTTATAAACAATCATTATGGAATATATTAAATATTAATTCTCTTCATGTTGATTTTAACTTATATTTAGATATGTTATCCTTGGTTATGTTGTTTATTACTACATGGGTAGGATTTTTTATTCATATATTTTCTGTTTGGTATATGAAAAATGAAAAAGGATATTCTAGATTTTTTGCATATACTAATTTGTTTATTGCTAATATGACATTATTAATTTTAGCTGATAATTTTATTTTAATGTTTTTTGGATGGGAAGGAGTAGGAGTATGTTCTTATTTATTGATAGGATTTTTTTATAAAAAATCATTAAATGGATTATCTGCTATAAAAGCATTTTTAATTACTCGTTTTAGTGATATTTTTCTAATTATTGGAATGTTTTTTATATTTCGAATATTTAATTCTTTTAATTTTATAGAAATATTAAATATTTCTACATCATCTTTAATTTATTATAAATCATATTATTTGAAAATAATATCTATTATGATTATAATAGGATCCTTAAGTAAATCTGCACAATTTCCATTAAATACCTGGTTAATAGATGCAATGGCAGGACCTACTCCTGTATCTGCTATGATTCATGCAGCAACTATGGTTACTGCTGGTATTTATTTAATTTTACGTAATAATATATTATTTTTAATGAATAATGATATACTTTTTTTATGCAGTATTATTGGTGCAATAACAATATTATTATCTGGTTATTCTGCAATGATACAGAAAAATATTAAAAGTATTTTAGCATATTCTACAATGAGTCAAATTGGATATATGTTTTTAGCATTAGGTCTTAGTTTATGGAAAGCTTCTTTATTTCATATAATATCACATGCTTTTTTTAAAGCATTACTTTTTTTATGTGCTGCATCTATTATTTTTTTATGTAAAAATGAACAGAATATATTTAAAATGGGAGGAATAAAAAAAAAATCTCCATTCTTATATTATGTTTTTTTATTTGGTTCAATGTCTTTAATTTCAATACCTTTTATTACTATGAGTGGTTTTACAAAAGAAAAAATATTATATGAAATTTTTATCAGTAAATATACTATTTTATTTATTATAAGTTTGATAGGTAGTTTTTTTACTTTTTTATATACTATTCGAATGATTGATAAAATTTTTTATAGTAAAAATAAAAATTTTTTGCAAGAAATAAAAAATAATCAATTAATGCATAATATTCCATTAATAATATTAATGATATTATCTAGTTACATTAGTGTAATATTTTTACCAATAAAAAAAAAATTTTTACTACCTAACAAATTATTAATATTTAATCATCAAAATTATTTTATAATAGAAATATTATCTATATTAATTTTCATTATTAGTTATTTTTTATATATTTTATATATAAAAAATAATGTTATAATAAATAAGATTATTAATCAAAATTATTATTTTTTTAATTATATAAATAATTTTTTTTTCAACGGTTATTATATTGATTATATATATGTAAATATATTTACATATATTTTTAAAAAATTTTTATTTTTAATAAAAAATGATCCTATTGCCAAAATTATAGATTATTTTTTTATTAAATTTTTAAGCAAAACAGGAAAAATATTATTAATAAGCCAAAATGGAGATATCCGTTGGTATATATCAATGATATATATAGGAACAATAATAATTTTATTATATTTTACAATATTTATTAATAATCATTATTATTTTATATAA
- the nuoK gene encoding NADH-quinone oxidoreductase subunit NuoK, which translates to MIPLYHILIFIMIIFIIGLTGVLIRNNMLYILICTELMINSAALSCIISGNYWRQTEGEIMYIISISISAIETCIGLILLIKLYYYKNNININSISEMNG; encoded by the coding sequence ATGATACCTTTATATCATATTTTAATATTTATTATGATCATATTTATTATCGGATTAACAGGAGTATTAATTAGAAATAATATGTTATATATTTTAATTTGTACTGAATTAATGATTAATTCTGCTGCTTTATCATGTATAATTTCAGGTAATTATTGGAGACAAACAGAAGGAGAAATTATGTATATTATATCTATTAGTATATCAGCTATAGAAACTTGTATAGGATTAATTTTATTAATAAAATTATACTATTATAAAAATAATATTAATATTAATTCAATAAGTGAGATGAATGGATGA
- a CDS encoding NADH-quinone oxidoreductase subunit J: protein MEITLYILGFISIIFSFLVIITINPIYVLINFLISIISISCIFFLLGNYFAGALEIIIYAGAIVVLFIFVLMFLQYKHIELEEKLYFIKKKFFLIKILIINIFFLISIFYILKNLYVKKLILNNFVNIENIGLNLFTQYKIIVELISILLLSGIIIILNIGNKKNH from the coding sequence ATGGAGATAACATTATATATATTAGGATTTATATCAATAATTTTTTCGTTTTTAGTTATTATTACTATTAATCCTATTTATGTATTAATAAATTTTTTAATTTCAATAATTTCAATATCATGTATATTTTTTTTATTAGGTAATTATTTTGCTGGAGCATTAGAGATTATTATATATGCTGGAGCTATTGTTGTATTATTTATATTTGTTTTAATGTTCCTACAATATAAACATATTGAATTAGAAGAAAAACTTTATTTTATTAAAAAAAAATTTTTTTTAATTAAAATATTAATTATAAATATTTTTTTTTTAATATCAATATTTTATATTTTAAAAAATTTGTATGTAAAAAAATTAATTCTTAATAATTTTGTTAATATAGAAAATATTGGTTTAAATTTATTTACACAATATAAAATTATTGTAGAATTAATTTCCATACTTTTATTATCAGGTATAATTATTATTTTAAATATAGGAAATAAAAAAAATCATTAA
- the nuoI gene encoding NADH-quinone oxidoreductase subunit NuoI, which yields MNMKKIFIGIISQIRSIFIILLNLFSKRETIMYPEKKIYLPPRYRGRIILTSDLNNNERCVACNLCAVVCPVGCISLKKSINKNGRSYAKFFRINLSRCIFCGFCEESCPTSAIQLIPDFELCEFDRKNLIYEKKDLLINNPGKDLKYNFYDVSGVKIKNNKENNLKELNIEVDIKNILP from the coding sequence ATGAACATGAAAAAAATTTTTATTGGTATAATTAGTCAAATAAGAAGTATTTTTATTATTTTACTTAATCTCTTTAGTAAGAGAGAAACAATAATGTATCCAGAAAAAAAAATTTATTTACCACCAAGATATAGAGGTAGAATAATTTTAACATCTGATTTAAATAATAATGAACGTTGTGTTGCTTGTAATCTTTGTGCAGTTGTTTGTCCAGTAGGATGTATATCTTTAAAAAAATCTATAAATAAAAATGGACGATCATACGCGAAATTTTTTAGAATCAATCTTTCTAGATGTATTTTTTGTGGTTTTTGTGAAGAATCTTGTCCTACATCAGCAATTCAATTAATTCCAGATTTTGAATTATGTGAATTTGATCGAAAAAATTTAATATATGAAAAAAAAGATTTATTAATTAATAATCCTGGAAAAGATTTAAAATACAATTTTTATGATGTTTCAGGAGTTAAAATTAAAAATAATAAAGAAAATAATTTAAAAGAGTTAAATATAGAAGTAGATATAAAAAATATTTTACCATAA
- the nuoH gene encoding NADH-quinone oxidoreductase subunit NuoH: MILSYFYSIKFFFLCKIILILLILLISSAFLSFLERRILALFQNRYGPNRVGLFGCFQVLADMIKIMFKEDWTPHFSNKLLFNLAPILAFNTLLSVFATLPITPNIIISNLNIGILFFFMMASISIYSILFAGLSSNNKYALLGVIRGIAQIISYEIFLGLSLMGIICQTGSFNFLDIIYYQYNHGWNIISQFFSFIPFLISTIALCHRHPFDQPETEQELIDGYHIEYSGMKFGLFFIGEYINIIVLSSLIVILFFGGWLGPFFQPIIWFLIKTIIFIILFFLIRASLPRPRYDKVIYFGWFVCLPLVLINLIITACLIKFK, encoded by the coding sequence ATGATATTATCTTATTTTTATTCTATAAAATTCTTTTTTTTATGTAAAATAATATTAATCTTATTAATATTATTAATAAGTAGTGCTTTCTTAAGTTTTTTAGAAAGACGTATTCTTGCTTTATTTCAAAATCGATATGGTCCAAATAGAGTAGGATTATTTGGTTGTTTTCAAGTATTAGCTGATATGATAAAAATTATGTTTAAAGAAGATTGGACTCCACATTTTTCAAATAAATTATTATTTAATTTAGCACCTATTTTAGCATTTAATACATTATTATCTGTATTTGCTACATTACCTATAACTCCAAATATAATAATATCAAATTTAAATATCGGTATACTTTTTTTTTTTATGATGGCTAGTATTTCTATATATTCTATATTATTTGCAGGATTATCAAGTAATAATAAATATGCTTTATTAGGAGTAATAAGAGGTATTGCACAAATTATTAGTTATGAAATTTTCTTAGGATTATCATTAATGGGTATTATTTGTCAAACAGGATCATTTAATTTTTTAGATATTATTTATTATCAATATAATCATGGTTGGAATATTATTTCTCAATTTTTTAGTTTTATACCATTTTTAATTTCTACTATAGCATTATGTCATAGACATCCTTTTGATCAACCTGAAACAGAACAGGAGTTAATTGATGGTTATCATATTGAATATTCTGGAATGAAATTTGGTCTTTTTTTTATAGGAGAATATATTAATATAATAGTATTATCTTCTTTAATTGTTATTTTATTTTTTGGAGGTTGGTTAGGTCCATTTTTTCAACCAATAATATGGTTTTTAATTAAAACTATTATATTTATAATATTATTTTTTTTAATAAGAGCATCATTACCTAGACCTCGTTATGATAAAGTAATATATTTTGGATGGTTTGTATGTTTACCATTAGTATTAATTAATCTTATAATTACTGCTTGTTTAATAAAATTTAAATAA